Proteins co-encoded in one Aminivibrio pyruvatiphilus genomic window:
- a CDS encoding UDP-glucose dehydrogenase family protein, producing the protein MKLAVVGTGYVGLVTGVCLAKFGNDVVCVDTNTQKIEALSRGTVPFYEPGLEEIIRNNLEAGRLSFSTDLPSALDDALMCFITVGTPSLEDGSADLSAVRSVAETIGRSMKEYKLVVVKSTVPVSTCDFVRQAVAAELAKRREDIPFDVASNPEFLREGAAVRDFLEPDRVVVGVDCDRSADIMKELYSFLPPEKVIFMDIRSSEMTKYAANAMLATRISFMNEIAAVCERLGADVEKVRMGMGSDSRIGYAFLSAGCGFGGSCFPKDVRALKEFARKEGLEMQILQAVEEVNERQKHVLFGKLLRHFGCMKGKTIGIWGLSFKPKTSDVREAPAQALIADLAAAGAKVQAHDPKAMDETREALGDLQGVLYVNNQYDAVNGADALVLVTEWDIYKQPDFKKIRSLLASPVIFDGRNQYSPAEMKRQGFVYYSIGRGTA; encoded by the coding sequence ATGAAGCTCGCCGTGGTGGGCACGGGATATGTCGGCCTGGTGACCGGCGTCTGCCTCGCAAAATTCGGGAACGACGTGGTCTGCGTGGATACAAACACCCAAAAAATCGAGGCTCTCTCCAGGGGGACCGTCCCCTTTTACGAGCCGGGGCTCGAAGAGATCATCCGGAACAACCTGGAAGCGGGACGGCTTTCCTTTTCCACCGATCTTCCCTCCGCCCTCGACGACGCCCTCATGTGCTTCATCACCGTAGGGACCCCTTCCCTCGAGGACGGGAGCGCCGACCTCTCCGCCGTCAGGTCGGTGGCTGAGACCATCGGCCGCTCCATGAAGGAATACAAGCTCGTGGTGGTCAAGTCCACCGTGCCGGTGAGCACCTGCGACTTCGTCCGGCAGGCCGTGGCCGCGGAGCTCGCGAAGCGGCGGGAGGACATCCCCTTCGACGTGGCGTCGAACCCGGAATTCCTCCGGGAGGGCGCCGCCGTGCGGGACTTCCTGGAACCCGACAGGGTAGTGGTGGGCGTGGACTGCGACCGGTCCGCCGACATCATGAAGGAGCTTTACAGCTTCCTCCCCCCTGAAAAGGTCATTTTCATGGACATCCGCTCGTCGGAAATGACCAAGTACGCCGCCAATGCCATGCTCGCCACCAGAATTTCCTTCATGAACGAGATCGCCGCCGTGTGCGAGCGGCTGGGTGCCGACGTGGAGAAGGTCAGGATGGGCATGGGCTCCGATTCCCGCATCGGCTACGCCTTTCTCAGCGCCGGGTGCGGCTTCGGAGGATCGTGCTTCCCCAAGGACGTCCGGGCCCTGAAGGAGTTCGCCCGGAAGGAAGGTCTGGAAATGCAGATCCTCCAGGCAGTGGAGGAAGTCAACGAACGGCAGAAGCACGTCCTCTTCGGCAAGCTCCTCCGCCACTTCGGCTGCATGAAGGGCAAGACCATCGGCATCTGGGGCCTCTCCTTCAAGCCGAAGACATCGGACGTCCGGGAGGCCCCCGCCCAGGCCCTCATCGCCGACCTCGCCGCCGCCGGGGCAAAGGTTCAGGCCCATGACCCGAAGGCCATGGATGAAACGAGGGAGGCCCTGGGTGACCTTCAGGGCGTTCTTTACGTCAACAATCAGTACGACGCCGTCAACGGCGCCGACGCCCTGGTCCTGGTGACCGAATGGGACATCTACAAGCAGCCCGACTTCAAAAAGATACGGTCCCTTCTCGCCTCTCCAGTGATCTTCGACGGGCGGAACCAGTACTCCCCGGCGGAGATGAAACG